A window of Bacteroidales bacterium contains these coding sequences:
- a CDS encoding DUF4835 family protein, whose translation MNHPAKQVSILTLLLTLILSAGLSAQEFFCSVQVSAPNLQQTNREKFQELRQGLYELVNERRWTNYSMTRNERIECTMAITITEEISSDEFKGRINLVLKRPVFGTSYNTTMFNYLDNTFDFQWQEGQSLEYTENTFTSNLTSTIAYYIYIFLGLDFDSYQMMGGSPYFEKAQQIVSSAQGAREPGWKSFESTRNRYWLAENLNNSAYANVRRFWYQYHRLGLDIMQDNMERGRQGVITSLETLQRAHREKPNLFIMQLVLDAKRDEFINIFSQAAGMDRTKAVNILKEIDPSKSADYDRILREGQ comes from the coding sequence ATGAATCATCCCGCAAAACAGGTTTCGATCCTCACTCTATTGTTGACGCTGATACTTTCAGCCGGCTTATCCGCCCAGGAGTTCTTCTGTTCGGTGCAGGTATCGGCGCCAAATCTTCAGCAAACCAACCGTGAAAAATTCCAGGAATTAAGGCAGGGGCTCTATGAGCTTGTAAATGAGCGCAGATGGACCAATTATTCGATGACACGCAACGAGCGGATCGAATGTACAATGGCCATCACGATAACCGAAGAAATCAGTTCGGATGAGTTCAAAGGCAGGATCAACCTGGTATTGAAGCGACCTGTGTTTGGCACTTCATACAACACAACAATGTTCAACTACCTGGACAACACCTTTGACTTCCAGTGGCAGGAAGGTCAATCGCTTGAATACACCGAAAACACCTTTACTTCCAACCTGACTTCCACCATCGCGTATTATATTTACATTTTTCTTGGACTTGACTTCGACTCTTATCAAATGATGGGTGGAAGTCCATATTTTGAAAAAGCCCAACAGATTGTAAGCAGCGCACAGGGCGCCCGCGAGCCAGGCTGGAAATCTTTCGAAAGTACAAGAAACCGCTACTGGCTGGCCGAAAACCTCAACAATTCAGCCTATGCCAATGTCCGCAGGTTTTGGTATCAATATCACCGTCTCGGCCTCGATATTATGCAGGACAATATGGAAAGGGGAAGACAGGGTGTAATCACCTCGCTCGAAACACTCCAGCGTGCCCATCGCGAAAAACCCAACCTGTTCATTATGCAGTTGGTGCTCGATGCCAAGCGTGATGAATTCATTAACATCTTTTCCCAGGCAGCTGGTATGGACAGGACCAAGGCTGTAAACATCCTTAAAGAAATTGACCCTTCAAAATCTGCTGACTACGACAGGATACTGAGGGAAGGACAATAA
- a CDS encoding ATP-binding cassette domain-containing protein has translation MLKIENLRFSYTKNARFNFPDWEAMKGEHWLISGNSGCGKTTLLHLLAGLLVPDSGKILINNTMLNGLKPAEVDKFRGQNIGLIFQKHYFIGDINMQQNLLSVQTLPGFTPDREHISEMMESLGIANLRHKKPADLSQGELQRFSVARALVNKPKLLLADEPTSSLDDQNCVTFLNLIRQNAERYRITLVIATHDARLKGHFKNIYKL, from the coding sequence ATGTTGAAAATTGAAAATCTAAGGTTCAGTTATACAAAAAATGCCAGGTTCAATTTTCCCGATTGGGAGGCCATGAAAGGAGAGCACTGGCTGATTTCGGGTAATTCGGGCTGCGGAAAAACCACCTTGCTTCACCTGCTGGCAGGACTTTTGGTACCTGATTCCGGAAAAATACTCATCAACAACACAATGCTGAATGGTCTCAAACCAGCAGAGGTGGATAAATTTCGTGGGCAGAATATCGGGTTAATCTTTCAAAAGCACTATTTCATCGGTGATATCAACATGCAACAAAACCTGTTGTCGGTGCAGACGCTTCCGGGTTTTACTCCTGACCGGGAACATATAAGCGAAATGATGGAATCGCTTGGAATAGCCAATCTCCGGCATAAGAAGCCTGCCGACCTGAGCCAGGGTGAACTACAACGGTTTTCGGTGGCAAGGGCGCTGGTAAACAAGCCAAAATTGCTGCTTGCCGACGAACCCACCTCAAGTCTTGATGACCAGAATTGCGTTACTTTTCTTAACCTGATCAGGCAAAATGCAGAAAGATACCGGATCACGCTGGTCATAGCCACGCACGACGCCAGGTTGAAAGGGCATTTCAAAAACATTTACAAGCTGTAA
- the bamD gene encoding outer membrane protein assembly factor BamD — MFKKAHFIAILLISTVLFSCSKHQKLLKSTDNELKYQQAMAYYDKGDYYRALQVFDQLIPVYRGTTQSEELLFRYAYAYYYERDYIMASYYFNRFTATFPRSEKTEEAAFQSAYCKYLDSPRSTLDQTVTKEAINEFQVFINRFPYGEKAKEATKLIDELRMKLQLKDYNIANLYFKIEDYQAAIVSYRNLMKDYPDTDFKEEVMYKIILAAYNFASMSIVEKRQERFEDARKAYYDFIAVYPESRYLSEINKINNRVSTELSKYENAEI, encoded by the coding sequence ATGTTTAAAAAAGCTCATTTTATCGCCATTCTGCTTATTTCCACCGTGTTGTTCTCGTGCAGTAAGCATCAGAAACTGCTCAAAAGCACCGATAACGAGCTGAAATATCAGCAGGCAATGGCATATTATGATAAAGGTGATTACTACAGGGCTTTGCAGGTGTTCGATCAACTGATCCCGGTTTACAGAGGCACTACTCAGTCAGAGGAATTGCTTTTCAGGTATGCCTACGCTTATTATTACGAGCGCGACTATATCATGGCAAGTTATTACTTTAATCGTTTCACGGCAACATTCCCGCGAAGCGAAAAAACCGAAGAAGCTGCTTTTCAGTCGGCTTACTGCAAGTATTTAGACAGCCCGCGTTCTACGCTGGATCAGACAGTTACAAAAGAAGCTATCAACGAATTTCAGGTCTTTATCAACAGGTTTCCGTATGGAGAAAAGGCCAAAGAGGCTACGAAACTGATTGATGAATTGAGAATGAAATTGCAATTGAAAGATTATAACATTGCCAACCTGTACTTCAAGATTGAAGACTACCAGGCAGCAATAGTTTCTTACAGGAATTTGATGAAAGACTATCCTGACACCGATTTTAAAGAGGAAGTCATGTATAAGATCATCCTGGCTGCCTATAATTTCGCTTCGATGAGTATCGTCGAAAAACGACAGGAAAGATTTGAAGATGCCAGGAAAGCTTATTATGATTTCATCGCGGTTTACCCTGAAAGCCGCTATTTAAGTGAGATTAACAAGATCAATAACCGTGTTAGCACGGAGTTGTCAAAATACGAAAATGCTGAAATTTAA
- the coaBC gene encoding bifunctional phosphopantothenoylcysteine decarboxylase/phosphopantothenate--cysteine ligase CoaBC, producing the protein MLKGKKILIGVTGSIAAYKIPYLIRLLVKEGAEVQVILTENARDFVTPLTISTLSKRPALTYPFNPDDGTWNNHVEMGGWADLMLIAPASAATLSKMAAGMADNLLVTTYLSAKCPVFFAPAMDLDMYKHPTTQRNIEQLKTFGHQLIEPQVGELASGLCGAGRMEEPENILKAITAFFLTGSQLLNKKVLVTAGPTYEPIDPVRFIGNHSSGLMGFSLAHDAAARGAEVTLVTGPTHLQCDHPSIKRVDVTTAGEMLEKTTAAFTDSDITIMSAAVADFTPAKPADKKIKKSGENQVIDLVPTQDILAFLGKIKRNDQLLVGFALETDNELENARKKLNTKHLDLIVLNSLKEKGAGFGVVTNKITMLDRSGNQIDFPLKPKAGVASDILDKVVEMLSKVIV; encoded by the coding sequence ATGCTCAAAGGCAAGAAAATACTGATTGGCGTTACGGGTAGCATTGCTGCTTACAAAATCCCTTATCTCATCCGTTTATTGGTAAAAGAAGGGGCAGAAGTTCAGGTGATACTCACCGAAAATGCCCGTGATTTTGTGACTCCTCTCACTATTTCCACATTGTCTAAACGCCCTGCCCTCACCTACCCTTTCAACCCTGATGATGGCACATGGAACAATCATGTCGAGATGGGCGGATGGGCTGATCTGATGCTGATTGCACCGGCATCTGCAGCCACATTGAGCAAAATGGCTGCAGGAATGGCTGACAACCTGCTGGTCACAACCTACCTTTCAGCCAAATGTCCGGTATTTTTCGCTCCGGCTATGGACCTCGATATGTATAAACACCCCACTACACAGAGGAATATTGAGCAGTTGAAAACCTTCGGTCATCAACTCATCGAGCCACAGGTGGGGGAGCTGGCCAGCGGACTTTGCGGCGCCGGAAGAATGGAAGAACCCGAAAACATCCTCAAAGCCATCACTGCTTTTTTTTTGACCGGTAGTCAGCTCCTGAACAAAAAAGTGCTGGTTACAGCAGGGCCAACCTACGAACCCATCGACCCCGTGCGGTTTATTGGCAACCACTCATCAGGCCTGATGGGATTTTCGTTAGCGCATGATGCAGCCGCCAGGGGAGCCGAGGTAACTTTGGTCACCGGACCGACCCATCTGCAATGTGATCATCCTTCCATTAAACGAGTTGATGTAACAACTGCAGGTGAAATGCTTGAAAAAACCACTGCAGCATTTACCGATTCAGATATTACAATTATGTCTGCTGCTGTTGCAGATTTTACTCCAGCCAAACCTGCAGATAAAAAAATTAAAAAATCAGGCGAAAACCAGGTGATTGATCTTGTACCAACGCAGGATATTCTGGCATTCCTGGGAAAAATAAAGAGAAATGATCAACTGTTAGTTGGATTTGCACTCGAAACGGACAACGAGTTGGAGAACGCGCGGAAAAAACTCAATACTAAACATCTTGACCTGATCGTTTTGAATTCTTTAAAGGAAAAAGGAGCCGGATTTGGCGTGGTCACAAACAAAATCACGATGCTCGACCGAAGCGGTAATCAAATAGATTTTCCCTTGAAACCAAAAGCCGGAGTAGCCTCCGATATACTTGACAAGGTTGTTGAAATGCTCTCAAAAGTTATAGTTTAG
- a CDS encoding ABC transporter permease, producing MDIFRIGLAKLFSKPASTVLSILLFAIGVSIISLLINLQQSLKGQFNRNLAGIDLVAGAKGSPLQLILSTVFHVDVPTGNIPLSEANRISKNPMIEKTIPIALGDSYKGFRIVGTTGDYPALYQAELLEGNWFEKSAEVIIGWEAARKCGLKTGDRFSGVHGFMEHGHSHDYFEYQVVGTLKRSNTVIDKLILTPVESVWEVHGGKTYGHDDEESVPDPHDHAECDHDDEEHTIPEANPVLEEIMAKIEADEELSREEMLIFSEYKNLLAERDDHPSEEITALLVFFNSPVANVTLPRLINETTNLQAAVPAFEINRLLGLLGIGIETLRLLAWVIIFISGMNIFIHLLNILGKNSYEIALIRVFGTPRYKVFLMLLSQGFFLSVSGWIAGLFLSRFVWMLLPSFGGFSVEHIPVVTANESLLLVYTIFVGISAAIIPAVIAYKTNIHNTLSKS from the coding sequence ATGGATATTTTCAGGATAGGTTTGGCTAAACTGTTTTCAAAACCGGCGAGTACCGTACTTAGTATTCTGCTGTTTGCTATCGGTGTATCCATCATTTCGCTGCTGATCAACTTGCAGCAAAGTCTTAAGGGGCAGTTTAACCGGAATCTTGCCGGCATCGACCTTGTGGCAGGCGCCAAAGGAAGTCCGCTGCAACTCATTCTCTCCACTGTATTTCATGTTGATGTTCCAACCGGGAACATTCCATTATCCGAGGCCAACAGGATCAGCAAAAATCCGATGATCGAAAAAACCATTCCCATTGCCCTGGGTGACAGCTATAAAGGGTTCAGAATCGTGGGTACTACAGGTGATTATCCGGCGCTTTACCAGGCAGAACTTTTGGAAGGTAACTGGTTTGAAAAATCGGCTGAAGTAATCATCGGATGGGAAGCAGCCAGGAAGTGCGGGCTGAAAACCGGAGACCGTTTCAGTGGAGTTCATGGATTCATGGAACATGGCCATTCACATGACTATTTTGAATATCAGGTCGTTGGCACGCTAAAACGATCAAATACCGTGATCGACAAATTGATCCTCACACCTGTCGAAAGTGTTTGGGAAGTACATGGTGGTAAGACATACGGGCATGATGATGAGGAAAGTGTTCCTGATCCTCACGACCATGCAGAATGTGATCATGACGATGAAGAACATACCATCCCCGAAGCCAATCCGGTATTGGAAGAGATCATGGCTAAAATTGAAGCCGATGAAGAACTTTCGCGGGAGGAGATGCTGATTTTCAGCGAATATAAAAATCTGTTGGCTGAAAGGGATGATCACCCTTCAGAAGAAATCACCGCACTGCTGGTTTTTTTCAACAGTCCGGTGGCCAATGTCACATTACCACGACTCATCAACGAAACCACGAACCTCCAGGCTGCAGTGCCCGCTTTCGAAATCAACCGGCTGCTTGGACTGCTGGGTATTGGCATTGAAACACTGAGGCTTTTGGCATGGGTAATCATTTTCATTTCGGGAATGAATATTTTTATCCACCTGCTCAACATACTCGGCAAAAACTCCTACGAAATCGCTCTGATCAGGGTATTCGGAACCCCGAGGTATAAAGTATTTCTCATGCTCCTTTCACAGGGATTTTTCCTGTCTGTTTCCGGATGGATAGCCGGACTATTCCTTTCCAGGTTTGTGTGGATGTTACTGCCTTCATTTGGTGGTTTTTCAGTTGAACACATTCCTGTTGTAACGGCTAATGAATCACTTTTACTGGTTTACACCATTTTCGTAGGAATAAGCGCTGCCATCATCCCGGCCGTCATCGCTTACAAAACGAACATTCACAATACACTCAGCAAATCATGA
- a CDS encoding alpha-glucosidase C-terminal domain-containing protein, with product MPTIEKLRQLWIQLYGEANESQLTEFIDFLEVFRQSHTIEAQQPEWYKDAIVYSLYIDLFNNDFKGLTDKLNYLKELGVNCLWLLPILDSPMRDAGFDIRNYTKVRDELMGLPANAGDEEKYGVFKKFIDDAHKMGIRVIFDIAMNHTSEEHPWFVEARKSEDNPFRNFYIWSKDTDRYKDARIIFKGMETSNWEPDGHWNFFHRFFSFQPDLNYRNPQVLIEMSKNLLFWLGHGVDGFRVDAIPYLWKEEGTDCENLPQTHAIVKFFRAVVDYVRPHTLLLAEACQKPVEVIKYFGTGDECHAGYHFPLMPQMFKAIAMQSREPIMKTLSKEVTPDIPDTAQWFTFLRCHDELSLELVYVSEEDRAYIHSNYCLQTEWNFREGEGISARLSELMGRNPDKIALSYSVMLTLPGTPIIYYGDEFGKVNDEHYYKEKIKETGKDDTRFLVRGRIDWKQLAKDLKDNNSLSAKVHKRLSRMIQLRRRYKAFGRGSLTWIEAKNQEGNVNEAVMVYLRKLQTEQLLIVHNLSEQPQSCRLKFQPEITWTDMFGNQANYDEKNQLLHLKPYEYLWFKV from the coding sequence ATGCCAACCATCGAAAAACTCAGGCAACTCTGGATTCAACTCTATGGAGAAGCCAATGAAAGCCAACTTACTGAATTTATTGATTTCCTGGAAGTTTTCAGGCAATCCCATACCATCGAAGCACAACAGCCCGAATGGTACAAGGATGCCATCGTGTACTCGCTTTATATTGATCTGTTCAACAATGATTTCAAAGGTTTAACGGATAAGCTGAACTACCTGAAGGAGCTCGGTGTAAACTGCCTCTGGTTGTTGCCTATCCTTGATTCGCCGATGCGGGATGCCGGTTTTGACATCAGAAATTACACGAAAGTGAGGGATGAATTGATGGGTTTGCCTGCAAATGCCGGTGATGAAGAAAAATATGGCGTGTTTAAAAAATTCATTGATGATGCACATAAAATGGGTATTCGGGTGATCTTCGACATCGCGATGAACCACACCTCCGAAGAGCATCCCTGGTTTGTGGAAGCACGGAAAAGTGAGGACAATCCATTCCGTAATTTTTACATCTGGAGCAAGGATACAGACCGATACAAAGATGCCCGGATCATCTTTAAAGGGATGGAGACAAGCAACTGGGAGCCGGATGGTCACTGGAACTTCTTCCACCGCTTTTTCAGTTTTCAACCCGACCTGAACTATCGTAATCCGCAGGTTCTGATTGAGATGTCGAAGAATTTGCTCTTCTGGCTTGGTCATGGAGTGGATGGTTTCCGTGTGGATGCCATTCCATACCTCTGGAAAGAAGAAGGTACCGACTGCGAAAACCTGCCGCAAACCCACGCTATAGTTAAGTTTTTCAGGGCAGTAGTTGATTACGTCAGACCGCACACACTGCTGCTTGCCGAGGCCTGCCAGAAACCGGTTGAGGTGATTAAATATTTCGGAACCGGCGACGAATGTCATGCCGGCTACCACTTCCCATTGATGCCACAGATGTTTAAGGCCATTGCCATGCAGAGCCGCGAACCCATCATGAAAACACTGAGCAAAGAGGTGACCCCTGATATTCCCGACACTGCACAATGGTTTACCTTTCTGCGCTGCCATGACGAGCTGAGTCTTGAGCTGGTTTATGTTTCGGAAGAAGATCGTGCGTACATCCATTCCAATTATTGCCTGCAAACTGAGTGGAATTTCCGCGAGGGCGAAGGCATTTCAGCCCGTCTTTCGGAACTGATGGGGCGCAATCCCGACAAAATCGCCCTCTCCTACTCTGTCATGCTCACACTTCCGGGCACCCCTATCATTTATTATGGGGATGAATTTGGCAAAGTGAACGATGAACATTATTACAAGGAAAAAATCAAAGAAACCGGGAAAGACGACACACGGTTCCTGGTTCGGGGGAGGATTGACTGGAAACAACTGGCCAAAGACCTGAAAGATAACAACTCTCTGTCAGCAAAGGTCCATAAGCGATTGTCGCGGATGATCCAGTTGCGCAGACGTTATAAAGCCTTTGGACGCGGTTCATTAACATGGATTGAAGCAAAAAACCAGGAAGGGAATGTGAATGAGGCCGTCATGGTTTATTTACGAAAACTGCAAACTGAGCAACTCCTGATCGTTCACAACCTGTCGGAACAACCGCAATCCTGCCGCCTGAAATTCCAGCCCGAAATCACCTGGACTGATATGTTCGGCAATCAGGCCAATTATGATGAAAAGAACCAGCTGCTCCACCTGAAACCTTACGAGTATTTATGGTTTAAAGTGTAG
- a CDS encoding DUF3299 domain-containing protein, giving the protein MRARWLQWIIAFLILSSSAEIKAQFPPDDGLWNLLLDDVTVRYKYSFKSEGFIPKPNFGTQLQALNNTEVNLVGFYLPANITGSSFVVSYYPMAMCFFCTGAGIESVVVMYAADGEEKRFSSLRTDDFIEVKGRLELNVDVNKNLFYILHDAQWVRTIK; this is encoded by the coding sequence ATGAGAGCACGGTGGCTGCAATGGATCATTGCCTTTTTAATTTTATCTTCATCGGCTGAGATAAAAGCTCAATTCCCTCCCGACGACGGGTTATGGAATTTACTACTTGATGATGTAACGGTGCGCTACAAATACTCATTCAAGAGTGAGGGTTTTATTCCAAAGCCAAATTTTGGCACTCAATTACAAGCACTTAACAATACTGAAGTCAACCTGGTCGGGTTTTATCTTCCGGCCAATATCACCGGGAGCAGTTTCGTGGTTTCCTATTACCCGATGGCCATGTGTTTCTTTTGCACCGGAGCAGGCATTGAGTCTGTCGTGGTCATGTATGCTGCGGATGGCGAAGAAAAGCGATTCAGCAGCCTCCGAACCGATGATTTCATCGAGGTAAAAGGTCGGTTGGAATTGAATGTAGATGTGAATAAAAACCTGTTTTACATCCTCCACGATGCGCAATGGGTAAGAACGATAAAATGA
- a CDS encoding WbqC family protein, protein MKSGSTVLLPIAYLPPLQWFVFLFTANKVLIEQHETYPKQTYRNRCVIATSNGKLSLTIPVIKINGNHTKTREIAISYQQNWQKLHWRALVAAYANSPFFLYYQDDLEPFYTKRFENLMKFNLELMKKIMELVGIEPEFELTTTFELNPSGILDLRDEITPKKPFMLFSLPDYYQVFQEKQGFIKGLSIIDLLFNMGPETVDVLKQCAEDVDRSFK, encoded by the coding sequence ATGAAAAGTGGGTCAACGGTTCTGTTGCCAATTGCTTACCTTCCACCATTACAGTGGTTTGTTTTTTTATTCACTGCTAATAAAGTGCTGATTGAACAGCATGAAACCTATCCCAAACAGACCTATCGTAACCGTTGTGTGATTGCAACTTCCAATGGGAAGCTTTCGCTGACCATACCTGTGATCAAAATTAATGGGAACCATACTAAAACCAGGGAGATTGCTATTTCCTATCAACAAAACTGGCAAAAGTTGCACTGGAGGGCTTTGGTGGCGGCCTATGCCAATTCGCCTTTTTTTCTCTATTATCAGGATGACCTGGAGCCGTTTTACACAAAAAGATTTGAAAACCTGATGAAGTTTAATCTTGAATTGATGAAGAAAATAATGGAACTTGTGGGCATTGAACCGGAGTTTGAATTAACCACCACATTTGAACTCAATCCTTCAGGAATACTGGATTTACGCGATGAAATTACACCTAAAAAGCCCTTCATGCTGTTTTCGCTTCCTGATTATTACCAGGTTTTTCAGGAAAAACAAGGGTTCATAAAAGGGTTAAGCATCATTGACCTGTTGTTTAACATGGGTCCGGAAACTGTGGATGTCCTCAAACAATGTGCAGAGGATGTTGATCGATCCTTTAAATAA
- a CDS encoding RNA polymerase Rpb6 produces the protein MDYKRVKTEPTAITRRMKDFNKDTGNIYETLAILSKRSNQISLEMRDELKKKIDEFATTNTNLEEVFENREQIEISKFYEKLPKATLIAIQEFLDDQIYHRNPSKELEVKTDKVVD, from the coding sequence ATGGATTACAAAAGAGTCAAGACCGAGCCTACAGCAATTACGCGCAGAATGAAAGACTTCAACAAGGATACGGGCAATATATACGAAACCTTAGCCATCCTTTCAAAGCGCTCAAACCAAATCTCATTGGAGATGCGCGATGAACTGAAAAAGAAAATTGACGAATTTGCCACCACCAACACCAATCTTGAAGAGGTGTTCGAAAACAGGGAGCAGATTGAAATTTCGAAGTTTTACGAAAAATTACCAAAAGCAACCCTGATCGCCATACAGGAATTTCTCGACGACCAGATCTATCACCGGAATCCTTCAAAAGAACTGGAAGTAAAAACGGACAAAGTGGTCGATTAA
- a CDS encoding DUF5110 domain-containing protein, producing MIRNLRPFLLLVSFLTVPFFFLKIFTGCSSWTKEQRNKYQSHVVSENQLLIQTTLGRLSVEFINESIVSVTFMASGKQPVDTSHAVILRPDGLSVSFKEEEDQVIFSRGNFDVIVKKAPFQLSFFKDGKEVLSESAGYFKRKQDEGFRFALNSEEKIYGAGFRTTPSNRRGQRFELYNQARYGYNLNAPNLNFSVPFVISSNGYGLLFDNAPRGWLDLDVARKNEMEFSSIGGKMTYYVIAGNDYDALLNQYGQLTGYQPMPPRWALGNIQSKFGYKTQVETEAIVDQMIAAGYSLDAIVIDLYWFGLGTHDHFYMGDLDWYKENWPEPEKMIQDFREKGVKTILITEPFILQESKNWELASAKGLMAKNEKGEPFVIQDFWFGLGGLIDIFNPEARQWFWSKYKAQNEIGVAGWWGDLGEPEKHPTDMVHTAGTAEDVHNIYSHYWHKMLSDFYAAEYPDVRLFNLNRAGFAGSQRFSVYPWSGDVSRDWDGFKAQPTAVLGMTLSGFSYMHSDLGGFARGTPDEELYLRWMQYGVFNPIYRPHGDTTAPVEPVFYSQKAQAVLKEYINLRYRMLPYNYTLAWLNSTLGTPLTRPLFFEEPDNSEIGEIDDTYLWGPNLLVAPIFERGQTSRRFYMPKGNWFDFFTNEKYTGGKWMEVPTSYENIPVYARGGSFIPLIEPIRNTEEYSSENLIVHYYFDPEILNSDFVMYEDDGRTMNAYEKGLYELLKMQAVLFDNFTLFTFSRQNDLEYQGMPSGRTIELVIHSFNKSPGNIRAGDQNIKPTASFQSFEESAPPAAWFDMENNQLTIRFNWTDPRLILQVQY from the coding sequence ATGATTAGAAACCTCCGGCCATTCCTGCTTCTTGTTTCATTCCTTACAGTCCCTTTTTTCTTTTTAAAAATATTTACCGGTTGTTCCAGTTGGACTAAGGAGCAGCGAAACAAGTACCAGTCGCATGTAGTAAGTGAGAATCAACTGCTAATACAGACAACGTTGGGCAGATTATCTGTGGAGTTCATTAATGAGTCCATCGTTTCGGTTACGTTTATGGCTTCGGGCAAGCAGCCGGTTGACACCTCACATGCCGTGATACTCCGACCCGACGGACTATCCGTTTCATTCAAAGAAGAAGAAGACCAGGTGATCTTTTCAAGAGGTAATTTTGATGTCATCGTAAAAAAAGCTCCGTTTCAACTATCCTTTTTCAAAGACGGAAAAGAGGTTTTATCTGAATCTGCCGGTTACTTCAAACGAAAACAGGATGAGGGTTTCCGGTTTGCCCTTAACAGTGAAGAAAAGATTTACGGCGCCGGATTCCGGACAACCCCGTCAAACCGTCGTGGTCAGCGTTTTGAGCTATACAATCAGGCTCGTTATGGTTACAACCTGAACGCTCCAAACCTCAATTTTTCCGTCCCTTTTGTAATCTCCTCCAACGGTTATGGTCTGCTGTTCGACAATGCACCACGTGGCTGGCTTGACCTTGATGTCGCAAGAAAGAATGAAATGGAGTTCAGTTCGATCGGTGGAAAGATGACCTATTATGTGATTGCCGGAAATGATTACGATGCGTTGTTGAATCAGTATGGTCAGCTGACAGGATATCAACCTATGCCCCCTCGATGGGCGCTGGGAAACATTCAATCCAAATTTGGCTACAAAACCCAGGTTGAAACAGAAGCGATCGTCGATCAGATGATTGCTGCAGGCTACTCACTGGATGCCATTGTGATTGATCTTTACTGGTTTGGTTTGGGCACTCACGATCATTTTTACATGGGCGATCTTGACTGGTACAAGGAAAACTGGCCGGAACCCGAAAAGATGATTCAGGACTTCAGGGAAAAAGGGGTGAAAACAATTCTGATCACAGAGCCTTTTATTTTACAGGAATCAAAGAACTGGGAACTCGCAAGTGCAAAGGGGTTGATGGCAAAAAATGAAAAAGGTGAACCATTTGTGATCCAGGATTTTTGGTTTGGCCTGGGTGGATTGATCGATATTTTTAACCCAGAGGCTCGGCAATGGTTTTGGAGCAAATACAAGGCCCAGAACGAGATCGGGGTGGCCGGCTGGTGGGGCGATCTTGGCGAGCCTGAAAAACATCCTACGGACATGGTTCATACTGCAGGTACCGCCGAAGATGTGCACAATATCTACAGCCATTACTGGCATAAAATGTTGTCGGATTTCTATGCAGCTGAATACCCTGACGTCCGGCTTTTTAACCTCAACCGCGCGGGTTTTGCCGGATCACAGCGTTTTAGTGTTTATCCCTGGTCGGGCGATGTTTCACGCGACTGGGACGGATTTAAAGCGCAGCCGACTGCCGTCCTTGGAATGACCCTGAGCGGATTTTCCTACATGCACTCCGACCTGGGGGGATTTGCCAGAGGCACACCCGACGAAGAACTCTACCTCCGCTGGATGCAGTACGGTGTGTTTAATCCCATTTATCGCCCTCACGGCGATACCACTGCTCCCGTCGAACCTGTATTCTACAGTCAGAAAGCGCAAGCCGTGCTGAAAGAGTACATCAACCTGCGCTACCGGATGTTGCCCTATAATTACACCCTTGCATGGCTGAACAGCACTCTGGGCACACCCCTGACCCGTCCACTCTTTTTTGAAGAACCCGATAACTCCGAAATTGGTGAAATTGATGACACATATCTTTGGGGACCAAACTTGCTGGTAGCCCCGATTTTTGAAAGAGGACAAACATCAAGACGCTTCTACATGCCCAAAGGCAACTGGTTCGACTTTTTTACCAACGAAAAATACACCGGGGGAAAATGGATGGAAGTGCCGACTTCTTACGAAAACATCCCTGTTTATGCCCGAGGCGGCAGTTTTATTCCCTTGATTGAACCCATCCGCAATACGGAGGAATATTCGTCCGAAAACCTTATCGTTCATTATTATTTCGATCCGGAAATCCTCAACTCCGACTTCGTGATGTACGAAGATGATGGGAGAACCATGAATGCCTATGAAAAGGGGCTTTACGAATTACTAAAAATGCAGGCGGTGCTTTTCGATAATTTTACCCTGTTTACTTTCAGCCGTCAAAACGACCTGGAATATCAAGGTATGCCTTCGGGTAGAACGATCGAGCTGGTAATTCATTCATTCAACAAATCACCCGGAAACATACGGGCAGGCGATCAAAACATAAAACCAACCGCCTCTTTTCAATCTTTTGAAGAATCAGCGCCCCCTGCGGCCTGGTTTGACATGGAAAATAATCAACTTACAATACGCTTCAACTGGACCGATCCCAGGTTGATTTTACAGGTTCAATATTAA